One part of the Ziziphus jujuba cultivar Dongzao chromosome 2, ASM3175591v1 genome encodes these proteins:
- the LOC107419111 gene encoding putative disease resistance protein RGA3, with the protein MAEAIPSSIAETIIRQLGKTAVKEIALFWGVEDELGQLEGTISIIKSVLVYAEKQQLQDEQIKTWLERLEDVVYEADDLADEFSTEALRRQSDDQEFNGQADDKKFHLEKGLQDTQVMIGEWKEHSYEREENIVGRNAEKIDIKKRLFDLKADHENIGIISIVGAGGLGKTTLAQLVINDGEVFDVELIVKEIVKSGEKDPGSIENIPVNRLQKDLQEKIRGKLYLLVLDDVWGIENREKWLKLENLLRDGAGGSRIIVTTRDEMVARIVNGRKESTYNLKTLNEEKAWFLFKKLAFVQGQEPNDHNLVEIGKEIMRKCGGIPLVIRTIGIATDDFLNLTKCKMHDCMHDLATSVTGTKGLFREIIPKFIGKLKHLRYLNLSVNQMEVLPNSITRLQNLQTLNLSHCWRLRALPRDITKLVNFRHLYPEYWGLTHLSHGLGRLTNLQTLPVILLREDSGHGGQLNELKNLNNLRGKLKIVVDKDGIESKGADLRNKEYIQSLELSFWSRMGDDCEDLVPHPNLKELSIKGAYVSDVLLNCVGSLHNLVKFELWAHKECQYLASFNHLPCLKVLKMRDLPALDYISSDDNLLSSSLPFFPSLQQLSQDRIPNLKGWWKSDEAEKKENARILPFFPRLSKLSIMDCPNLISMPPFPYLQEYLRLQNTSIKPFQETLLMETNVLDSDFLPLSKLKTLNVSFIQDLQHFPVQLKSLTSLKELNIIGCPKLQSLSQGFHHLTSLQQVHIRHCEELDMPNGNDAILWHHLGSLSRLELHGLPKPVALPQGLQQVTSPQEIKIFGFENFGICSAMYRQPQIVKGIMY; encoded by the exons ATGGCGGAAGCAATCCCTTCCAGCATTGCAGAGACGATCATTAGGCAATTGGGCAAAACAGCAGTGAAAGAGATTGCCTTGTTTTGGGGCGTTGAAGACGAGCTTGGGCAACTTGAAGGGACAATTTCAATTATCAAAAGTGTCCTTGTTTATGCAGAAAAGCAGCAATTGCAAGATGAACAAATCAAAACATGGCTCGAGAGGCTTGAAGATGTAGTTTATGAAGCTGATGACTTGGCGGACGAGTTCTCTACTGAAGCTTTGCGACGACAAAGTGATGACCAGGAATTCAATGGCCAAGCAG ATGATAAGAAGTTCCACTTAGAGAAGGGTCTTCAGGACACTCAAGTTATGATTGGTGAGTGGAAAGAACACTCATATGAACGGGAAGAAAATATTGTCGGAAGAAATGCTGAGAAAATAGACATCAAGAAACGTTTGTTTGATCTAAAAGCTGATCATGAAAATATAGGTATAATTTCCATAGTTGGTGCTGGAGGCTTAGGAAAAACCACCCTTGCACAACTAGTTATCAATGATGGTGAG GTTTTTGATGTGGAGTTAATTGTCAAAGAAATTGTTAAATCTGGAGAAAAAGACCCCGGATCTATTGAAAACATTCCAGTGAATAGATTGCAAAAGGACCTTCAAGAAAAAATAAGAGGAAAACTATATCTTCTTGTGCTCGATGACGTATGGGGTATTGAGAATCGTGAAAAATGGTTGAAGTTAGAAAACCTGTTAAGAGATGGTGCTGGTGGAAGTAGAATAATAGTAACCACTCGTGATGAAATGGTTGCACGCATTGTTAATGGCAGAAAGGAATCGACTTACAATTTAAAGACCTTAAATGAGGAAAAGGCAtggtttttgtttaaaaaattagcTTTTGTGCAAGGACAGGAGCCAAATGATCACAACCTTGTGGAAATTGGAAAGGAGATTATGAGAAAATGTGGAGGAATTCCTTTAGTTATAAGAACAATCGGAA TTGCAACTGATGACTTTTTGAATCTGACAAAATGCAAGATGCATGATTGCATGCATGACCTTGCAACTTCAGTGACAGGAACAAAAGGCCTTTTTA GAGAAATAATACCTAAATTTATTGGTAAGCTGAAGCATCTTAGGTATCTTAACCTTTCAGTAAATCAAATGGAGGTATTGCCCAATTCTATAACAAGGTTACAGAATTTGCAAACGCTAAATCTATCCCATTGTTGGAGACTTCGAGCATTACCAAGAGACATTACAAAACTCGTCAACTTTCGACATCTTTATCCTGAATATTGGGGCTTGACACATTTATCACATGGACTAGGTCGACTGACTAACCTGCAGACGTTACCGGTGATTCTACTGAGGGAGGATTCAGGGCATGGTGGCCAGCTAAATGAACTTAAGAATCTGAACAACTTGAGAGGAAAACTGAAAATTGTAGTGGATAAAGATGGTATAGAATCTAAAGGTGCAGATTTGAGAAATAAAGAATATATCCAGTCCTTAGAGTTGAGTTTTTGGAGTAGAATGGGGGATGATTGTGAAGATCTTGTCCCACATCCAAATCTTAAAGAACTGAGCATAAAGGGTGCTTATGTAAGTgatgttttattaaattgtgtGGGCTCACTTCATAATCTTGTCAAATTTGAATTATGGGCACATAAGGAATGCCAATATTTAGCGTCATTCAATCATCTCCCTTGTCTTAAAGTACTAAAAATGAGGGACTTGCCTGCACTGGATTACATTTCAAGTGATGATAATTTGTTATCATCATCGTTGCCATTCTTCCCATCTCTACAACAACTTTCACAGGATAGAATCCCAAATCTGAAAGGATGGTGGAAATCAGATGAAgctgagaagaaagaaaatgcaCGAATACTACCTTTCTTCCCCCGTCTTTCGAAGTTGTCTATTATGGATTGTCCAAACCTAATTTCCATGCCTCCTTTCCCATATCTACAAGAATATCTGCGTCTACAAAACACAAGCATAAAACCATTCCAAGAGACATTATTGATGGAGACAAATGTCCTTGATTCAGACTTCCTTCCTCTCTCCAAATTGAAAACTCTGAATGTTTCATTTATTCAGGATCTGCAGCATTTTCCAGTGCAACTCAAAAGCCTCACTTCTCTCAAGGAGCTGAATATTATAGGATGTCCCAAGTtgcaatctttatctcaaggttTTCACCATCTCACCTCACTTCAACAAGTGCATATTAGGCACTGCGAGGAGCTGGACATGCCTAATGGTAATGATGCAATTCTGTGGCATCACCTTGGAAGCCTCTCTCGTTTGGAGTTGCATGGCCTTCCAAAACCAGTTGCTCTTCCTCAAGGGCTTCAACAGGTTACCAGTCCGcaagaaatcaaaatttttggctttgaaaattttggaatctgTTCTGCAATGTATCGGCAACCTCAAATCGTTAAAGGAATTATGTATTGA